A region from the Triticum urartu cultivar G1812 chromosome 1, Tu2.1, whole genome shotgun sequence genome encodes:
- the LOC125536819 gene encoding transcription initiation factor IIB-like: MYTSTCSAADERVYCPECRRATEVVLDHGTGDTICTECALVLDAHYIDEGSEWRNFADDGGGDDRDPSRVGTSGDPFLNTKLSTVIDYTNKTRKSSATGVATKAPPRMSVPDAGVASENTLVDGFRGIADMADRLGLVATIRDLAKETFKKLDEAKGCPRGRKRDSVYAACLYIACRNLGMPRTYKELASVTAGGVAAKKDVGKMTTHIKKLLGEEDGQVMDIGVVSASDYLRRFCSRLGLGNQEVRDAQEAVRRVEQGLDVRRNPESVAAAIIYMVVQRAGAGRSAKDVSVATGVAEGTIKEAHKDLAPHAQMLFG, encoded by the coding sequence atGTACACCAGCACCTGCTCCGCGGCGGACGAGCGCGTGTACTGCCCGGAGTGCCGCCGCGCGACGGAGGTTGTCCTGGACCACGGCACCGGCGACACCATCTGCACCGAGTGCGCGCTCGTCCTCGACGCGCACTACATCGACGAGGGCTCCGAGTGGCGCAACTTcgccgacgacggcggcggcgacgaccgCGACCCCAGCCGCGTCGGCACCTCTGGCGACCCCTTCCTCAACACCAAGCTCTCCACCGTCATCGACTACACCAACAAGACCAGGAAGTCCTCCGCCACCGGCGTGGCGACAAAGGCTCCGCCGAGGATGTCGGTGCCGGACGCGGGGGTGGCCTCCGAAAACACCCTCGTCGACGGCTTCCGCGGCATCGCCGACATGGCCGACCGGCTCGGCCTCGTGGCCACCATCCGGGACCTGGCCAAGGAGACGTTCAAGAAGCTGGACGAGGCCAAGGGCTGCCCGCGCGGCCGGAAGCGGGACTCCGTCTACGCCGCCTGCCTCTACATCGCCTGCCGCAACCTCGGCATGCCGCGCACGTACAAGGAGCTCGCCTCCGTCACCGCCGGGGGCGTGGCCGCCAAGAAGGACGTCGGCAAGATGACGACGCACATCAAGAAGCTCCTCGGGGAGGAGGACGGCCAGGTGATGGACATCGGCGTCGTCAGCGCCTCCGACTACCTGCGTCGCTTCTGCTCCCGGCTCGGCCTGGGCAACCAGGAGGTGCGCGACGCGCAGGAGGCCGTGCGGAGGGTCGAGCAAGGCCTCGACGTGCGCCGCAACCCGGAGTCGGTCGCCGCCGCCATCATCTACATGGTCGTGCAGCGCGCCGGCGCCGGCAGGTCGGCCAAGGACGTGTCCGTCGCCACCGGCGTCGCCGAGGGCACCATCAAGGAGGCGCACAAGGACCTCGCCCCGCACGCCCAGATGCTCTTCGGCTGA